The Rhodococcus pseudokoreensis genome window below encodes:
- a CDS encoding cutinase family protein: protein MIRRIRSSAAVTVAAALVSVVGGGAAASAAPGELTSGSCAPYMAVLVPGTWETNENADPNVPVGMLAEVGKGLKDKYGSRIRVVFPAYPASAFDKGKTYTESEEAGVAAVNRVLEEACATTQILLAGYSQGAHAAGDVASSIGNGRGPVPASQVKAVGLVADPKRGPGSGQLVGPTVAGTGIAGTRPGGFGQLASVTRQMCSPGDLYCATDADSDGMLGSIGRLIGNDTGAVSGSSPSVGQAGVAASPLTGQYGGASSAGVTAQNSTEGSAAADLVSDFSQANLGGVPSTPEVMRQRIEALPTDSGVRTGEQASQIAGVGASAASLIRTLAPLQDVAEFAAGNASAVKSLTSAPADSPQAAAAQVLDVASKVDLAGLIKTAGTVSDTVSLLLSETSGAVGGDSAGQSASPTVARTALSGQVDTLTSQLGPLGAMNPDTLSTAASALSVLKPSTLINQVLAVGSNIGEFAANLPGIGANLVALPQRIAALDVDGAHRVAGELNNLFSPLVKMAAVVDFHTAAQVMALIPDPSGYTQIAAMVLNLLGNLDVIRLANNVGQAQEVAWAALKNPAALAGLLPIGLDLASVATGVLSGGTNTDPSQLGAQTQVSGQSAQLVANAQGQDLVGLGGTLTSLANSEGAQDLVSLAKQGLDAASFYASGAHQSYGNFLVDGARTALQWLLDFFTKSLGGA, encoded by the coding sequence ATGATTCGGCGAATTCGTTCGAGTGCCGCGGTCACCGTCGCGGCAGCATTGGTCTCGGTTGTCGGCGGCGGCGCTGCCGCGTCTGCCGCTCCGGGCGAGCTGACCAGCGGCTCGTGCGCGCCGTACATGGCGGTGCTGGTACCGGGAACGTGGGAGACCAACGAGAACGCCGACCCGAACGTGCCGGTCGGGATGCTCGCCGAGGTCGGCAAGGGATTGAAAGACAAGTACGGCAGCCGGATTCGCGTGGTTTTCCCGGCATATCCGGCTTCGGCCTTCGACAAGGGGAAGACCTACACAGAATCAGAGGAAGCTGGGGTGGCCGCGGTCAACCGGGTCCTCGAAGAGGCATGCGCAACAACCCAGATCCTGTTGGCCGGCTATAGCCAGGGGGCGCACGCCGCGGGCGATGTCGCCTCGTCGATCGGTAATGGCCGCGGGCCCGTTCCGGCGAGCCAGGTGAAGGCTGTGGGTCTGGTCGCTGATCCCAAGCGTGGTCCGGGTAGTGGGCAGTTGGTTGGTCCGACGGTGGCCGGAACGGGTATCGCTGGAACGCGTCCGGGTGGGTTCGGACAGCTGGCGTCGGTGACCCGGCAGATGTGTTCGCCGGGTGACCTGTACTGCGCGACCGACGCTGACTCGGACGGGATGCTCGGTTCGATCGGCAGGCTGATCGGTAATGACACCGGCGCAGTGTCCGGGTCGTCTCCGTCTGTCGGTCAGGCCGGTGTCGCGGCCTCTCCCTTGACGGGTCAGTACGGTGGCGCAAGCTCGGCCGGTGTGACCGCGCAGAACAGCACGGAGGGCTCGGCGGCCGCCGATCTGGTGAGCGATTTCTCGCAGGCCAATCTGGGGGGTGTGCCCTCGACCCCGGAGGTGATGCGTCAACGGATCGAGGCACTGCCCACCGATTCTGGTGTGAGGACCGGGGAACAGGCCTCCCAGATCGCTGGTGTGGGTGCGTCCGCCGCTTCGCTGATTCGGACGCTGGCGCCGTTGCAGGATGTGGCAGAGTTCGCGGCGGGCAACGCGTCCGCGGTCAAGAGTTTGACCTCGGCACCGGCCGATTCACCGCAAGCGGCGGCCGCGCAGGTCCTCGATGTCGCCAGCAAGGTCGACCTGGCGGGGCTGATCAAGACCGCCGGAACGGTGTCGGACACCGTGTCGCTGTTGTTGTCGGAGACCTCCGGCGCCGTGGGAGGTGATTCGGCGGGCCAGAGTGCGTCACCGACCGTGGCGCGGACCGCACTGTCGGGACAGGTCGACACGCTGACCTCTCAGCTCGGGCCGCTCGGCGCGATGAATCCGGACACCTTGTCCACGGCCGCGTCGGCGCTGTCGGTGCTCAAGCCCTCGACGCTGATCAACCAGGTCCTTGCCGTCGGGTCGAACATCGGTGAGTTCGCGGCGAACTTGCCTGGGATCGGCGCGAATCTGGTTGCACTGCCGCAGAGGATCGCTGCCCTGGACGTCGACGGCGCTCACCGGGTAGCCGGTGAGCTCAACAACTTGTTTTCGCCACTGGTGAAGATGGCCGCCGTGGTGGACTTTCACACCGCAGCGCAGGTGATGGCCCTGATTCCGGATCCGTCCGGATACACCCAGATCGCGGCGATGGTCCTCAATCTGCTCGGCAACCTCGACGTGATCCGCTTGGCCAACAACGTCGGCCAGGCACAGGAAGTGGCGTGGGCGGCGCTGAAGAACCCGGCCGCGCTCGCGGGACTGTTGCCGATCGGGCTGGATCTGGCGTCGGTGGCCACCGGCGTGCTGTCCGGCGGGACGAACACGGACCCCTCTCAGCTCGGCGCGCAGACGCAGGTCAGCGGCCAGTCTGCGCAGTTGGTGGCCAATGCACAGGGTCAGGACCTGGTCGGCCTCGGCGGCACTCTGACCTCCCTCGCAAATTCTGAGGGGGCCCAGGATTTGGTGTCCCTGGCCAAGCAGGGCTTGGACGCTGCCTCGTTCTACGCGTCCGGCGCTCACCAGTCCTACGGCAACTTCCTCGTCGACGGCGCGCGAACCGCACTGCAGTGGCTCCTGGACTTCTTCACCAAGTCTCTCGGCGGTGCCTGA